GGCGGCGATCCCGGCCGGTCTGCTGGCCCAGCTCCAGATGGGCAAGCTGCGCCGCTCGCGCGCGCGCGCCACCGGCAAGGCGGGGGCAGTCCAGAATGCGCCCTCGCGCGGACGGCCGGCTGGGGTGCTGCGCGGCGAGCCGCGTGCCGGACAGCGGTTGAACGTGATCGAAACCCTGCGTTCCGCCGCGCCCTGGCAGCGCATCCGCCGCGAGGAACGCGCGCGCGCCGGCAAGCCGTCCAACCGGCTCGAAATCCGTCAGGACGACTTCCGCATCACCCGCTTCAAGCACAAGTCCGAGAGCACGACCATCTTCGTGGTCGATGCCTCCGGCTCTTCGGCGCTGCACCGTCTGGCCGAGGCCAAGGGTGCGGTCGAGCTGCTGCTGGCCGACTGCTATGTGCGGCGCGATCAGGTCGCGCTGGTGGCGTTCCGGGGGCAGGGGGCCGAGGTGCTGCTGCCGCCGACGCGCTCGCTGGTGCGTGCCAAGCGCAGTCTGGCCGGGCTGCCGGGCGGCGGCGGCACGCCGCTGGCCTCGGGCATCGACCTGGGGATGATGCTGGCCGATGGCGTGCAGCGTCGCGGCGGCACCCCGGTGCTGATCGTCATGACCGACGGTCGGGCCAATGTCGCGCGCGACGGTACGGGCGGGCGCACGCGCGCCAACGAGGAAGCGCTGGCCGCCGCGCGCGCGGTACGCTCGCTGGAGATCCCCGCACTGGTGATCGACACCTCGCCGCGTCCGCAGCCGCAGGGGCGTGAACTGGCCAAGGAAATGGGCGCGGTCTATCTGCCGCTGCCGCATGCCGATGCCAACGCGCTCAATCAGGCCGTGCGGGCGACGGCGGGCTGATCGCCGCTTCGCACCGCTTGTCACGCCGGTCGGAATGACGCAGAATGACAGCCGCTCGTCCTCCCCATCGCGGGGAGGGCGGCTGTCGATACCCGATCATGGGGCTGTAGCTCAGCTGGGAGAGCGCCGCGTTCGCAATGCGGAGGTCAGGGGTTCGATCCCCCTCAGCTCCACCACTCACTCTTGAACGGCTTCGAGCCGGTCTCCGTTCTTGCAGGGCAGGCTCTTCGCCCCTGGAAGCCAAAGGCTGGAAGCTGGATATGTCCAGACCCCTGGCGCTCGTCGTCGACGACGAAGCCGACATCCTCGACCTGATCCGCATCACGCTCGGGCGCATGAATGTGTCGGCGGTGACGGCGCTGACGGTCGCCGAGGCCAAGCTCCAGCTGGAGCGCCATCGGCCCGATCTCTGTCTCACCGATCTGAGTCTGCCGGACGGCACCGGACTCGATCTGCTGCACCACATCAACACCCATCACCCCGATCTGCCGGTGGCCATGATCACCGCGCACGGCAACATGGAATCGGCTGTCGCCGCCATGAAGGCCGGCGCCTTCGATTTCGTCGCCAAGCCGGTCGATCTGTCGGCCCTGCGCAACCTCGTCGAATCGGCGCTCAGACTGCGCGGACGGGCTACGCCGACCGAGGAACGCACCGATTCCGAGCCGCCCCTGCTCGGCGACTCACCGGCCATGCAGCAGATTCGCGCCCTGATCGCCAAGCTCGCCCGCACCCAGGCGCCGGTCTTCATCACCGGCGAGAGCGGCACCGGCAAGGAGCTGGCCGCGCGTCTGATCCATGCTCAGGGGCCGCGTCGCGATGGTCCGTTCGTGCCGGTCAACTGCGGGGCCATCCCGCACGATCTGGTCGAGAGCGAGCTGTTCGGGCACAAGAAAGGCAGTTTCTCCGGCGCGCTGGCCGACAAGGACGGGCTGTTCCAGGCGGCGGCCGGC
The sequence above is drawn from the Allochromatium vinosum DSM 180 genome and encodes:
- a CDS encoding sigma-54-dependent transcriptional regulator, with the protein product MSRPLALVVDDEADILDLIRITLGRMNVSAVTALTVAEAKLQLERHRPDLCLTDLSLPDGTGLDLLHHINTHHPDLPVAMITAHGNMESAVAAMKAGAFDFVAKPVDLSALRNLVESALRLRGRATPTEERTDSEPPLLGDSPAMQQIRALIAKLARTQAPVFITGESGTGKELAARLIHAQGPRRDGPFVPVNCGAIPHDLVESELFGHKKGSFSGALADKDGLFQAAAGGTLFLDELADLPLPAQVKLLRAIQEKCVRPVGAAREVPVDVRIISASHRDLAQEVEKGRFRQDLFYRINVIELRLPALRERPEDIRPLAVHILRKLARAASEPTAVEPWLSEEAGAALMRYAFPGNVRELENILERAVALCEGERIEVGDLYLPVNERAGALESSGAARVALDQTHLNQATARALGMTPLAFRYRLARLGIDRCEAA